A DNA window from Engystomops pustulosus chromosome 6, aEngPut4.maternal, whole genome shotgun sequence contains the following coding sequences:
- the LOC140065681 gene encoding transmembrane protein 26-like, with the protein MWCNCRKILAAIFSRLFFALHGFIMVALLVDHMKEMIYWTFLAGIFLLFIEMIVTLKMTKTGEWKWFSPMVFLYLCTIIPTVFVMELEYLNVRMNNTNLIHDCSENVLKVTSKLVQGGEELTILVLIIGRWLMPRGKMSREQLSELLLMYLALGADMLDILELMKEPSVTTNKTITVVGLCLFSWAIMQFAIVMNQSLNCSSSDTKVDGRFHSSSLVKNCLLSLCYSDEIWNVIFAVGMQDGPFLVYRLYLVTRKGVFNESMTFFISKNILSVAIQIYRAIAFLYHESRKMKKLQQSQINSE; encoded by the exons ATGTGGTGTAACTGTAGGAAGATATTGGCTGCCATCTTCAGCCGTTTATTCTTTGCTTTACATGGATTCATTATGGTCGCGTTATTGGTGGACCACATGAAGGAAATGATCTACTGGACTTTTCTCGCCGGAATCTTTCTCTTATTCATTGAGATGATTGTGACACTGAAGATGACAAAAACTGGAGAATGGAAATG GTTTTCTCCTATGGtgtttctgtatttatgtactattATTCCTACTGTATTTGTGATGGAACTTGAATACCTAAACGTTAGAATGAATAACACCAACCTGATACATGACTGCTCCGAAAAT GTCCTCAAAGTAACCTCCAAACTGGTACAAGGTGGGGAGGAGTTAACAATCTTGGTTCTTATTATTGGACGTTGGTTGATGCCAAGAGGTAAAATGAGTCGGGAACAGCTTTCCGAGCTGCTTCTGATGTACCTTGCATTAGGGGCTGATATGCTGGATATTTTGGAACTGATGAAGGAGCCATCAGTTACAACCAACAAGACCATAACTGTGGTTGGACTGTGTCTATTCAGCTGGGCGATCATGCAATTTGCCATAGTGATGAACCAAAGTTTAAATTGTTCATCTTCAGATACAAAGGTCGATGGGAGATTCCATTCATCGTCTCTAGTAAAGAACTGCCTACTGTCTTTATGTTATAGCGATGAGATATGGAATGTGATTTTCGCAGTGGGGATGCAGGATGGACCCTTCTTGGTTTATCGCTTGTACTTGGTAACTAGAAAAGGAGTGTTCAATGAGTCCATGACCTTTTTTATAAGCAAAAACATTTTGTCCGTCGCAATACAGATCTATAGAGCTATTGCATTTCTTTACCATGAAAGTCGCAAAATGAAGAAACTTCAACAATCACAAATAAATTCAGAATAG